In one window of Tachypleus tridentatus isolate NWPU-2018 chromosome 2, ASM421037v1, whole genome shotgun sequence DNA:
- the LOC143244741 gene encoding uncharacterized protein LOC143244741 isoform X2 — protein sequence MTRNPLEVKMNLTTAGPADRGGEISEVFGDQTEHVQDLQEMSLEETEHSDFSENGEPSNHSDKSDSYTSNNRYSMWSYRTASRQLSCNSNQNLRDSCHISTENPAYGLLRLYSAENMFSNLESGSSKSGPSSFSFCCDVSSDTKSVNFQTLNLLSVNDNATKTLPSSQCVIREEGSTNRVSERYSTKLLKATECGNGKDVYKGNQISIIGSDPSTQEKTFRESRTKEWVENGVKSLVRCHDQLENKFSSFVNLGKSNTPRGSKPVMVKCTELPTTQFNSSLCKNSSKTNFDPVKPRLYKKHVIARKSRYIRSQDKVKGMGNDKEKMVYKRVEKRRSYLDESDVRQSSINIVASVAHSDQSKSLEESNASLDNKFCDIGSGCQSSLQEGNQNNASKSPHQVQLNDREVIVNKLSETTSIGLHLKDFQNTPIYPLNVYTLLETATKDKPVTVPMVIMQYTRLHLHLDKEPPFHQSSLQLGTLVTALYKESDWFFVQTPHGVEGFIHSTDCMPLGALSAKETTKSHPWEVVNVKDKPHHEVCLVTIPKENKPNNYRAHAKSKSSPGDIHSLDTKDHISETFVGVKTLALNTSLVPSAETLNHQKQTSENSGHKLHSKEKNCSNSGEGSILQDLCWRNDNPCLLSRKEGPRLRAIQNYTSRGRNILTIKAGDVLTLLNNDIKDWLWVRSTTGNEGFVPKACTAEIGKL from the exons atgacgagaaacccacttgaagtaaaaatgaatctcacaacggctg GACCTGCTGATAGGGGAGGAGAAATCAGTGAGGTTTTCGGAGATCAGACAGAACATGTACAAGATCTCCAGGAAATGAGTTTGGAAGAAACTGAACATAGCGATTTCTCCGAAAATGGGGAACCGAGTAACCATAGCGACAAGAGCGACTCGTACACTTCAAACAATCGCTACTCCATGTGGTCATACAGG acGGCTTCAAGGCAACTTAGTTGCAATTCGAACCAAAATCTCAGAGATTCTTGTCATATTTCGACTGAAAACCCAGCCTACGGACTTTTAAGATTATATTCAGCCGAGAATATGTTTTCCAATTTGGAGAGTGGTTCCTCAAAATCTGGACCTTCTTCTTTCTCTTTCTGTTGTGATGTATCCTCAGACACGAAATCCGTCAATTTTCAGACTCTAAATCTTTTGAGCGTTAATGACAATGCCACTAAAACATTACCATCCTCACAATGCGTTATTCGTGAAGAAGGATCGACAAACCGAGTTTCTGAACGCTATAGTACTAAACTTTTAAAAGCCACAGAATGCGGGAATGGCAAAGATGTATATAAGGGAAACCAGATATCTATAATTGGCTCTGATCCATCTACCCAAGAAAAAACATTTAGAGAATCGAGAACGAAAGAGTGGGTTGAAAATGGAGTTAAATCTTTGGTTCGTTGCCATGACCAACTGGAAAATAAGTTTTCTTCATTCGTAAATTTAGGTAAATCTAATACACCTCGGGGATCCAAACCAGTTATGGTAAAATGCACTGAACTGCCTACGACTCAATTCAATTCTTCCCTTTGTAAAAATAGTTCCAAAACAAATTTCGATCCTGTGAAACCCAGGCTGTACAAGAAACACGTCATTGCAAGAAAAAGCCGTTACATTCGAAGCCAAGATAAGGTAAAGGGTATGGgaaatgataaagaaaaaatgGTGTACAAACGTGTGGAGAAACGAAGGAGTTATTTGGATGAAAGTGACGTGCGTCAGTCTTCGATTAACATAGTTGCATCCGTTGCTCACTCAGACCAAAGCAAGTCTTTGGAGGAAAGCAATGCTTCATTGGACAATAAATTCTGTGATATAGGTTCTGGTTGCCAGTCCTCACTTCAAGAAGGAAATCAAAATAATGCCAGTAAATCTCCACATCAGGTACAATTAAATGATCGTGAAGTCATTGTAAATAAACTGTCAGAAACTACCAGCATCGGTTTACATCTAAAAGACTTCCAGAACACGCCCATCTATCCTTTAAATGTGTACACCTTACTAGAAACGGCAACAAAAGACAAACCCGTAACCGTACCTATGGTTATTATGCAGTATACAAGGCTTCATCTTCATCTCGATAAGGAACCACCCTTCCATCAGTCTTCTCTACAGTTGGGTACTCTAGTCACTGCACTCTATAAGGAATCGGACTGGTTTTTCGTGCAAACCCCACATGGTGTAGAAGGCTTTATTCACTCAACCGACTGTATGCCATTAGGTGCTTTATCAGCCAAAGAAACTACGAAATCACATCCATGGGAAGTCGTTAATGTGAAAGACAAACCACATCATGAAGTTTGCTTAGTAACCATACCCaaagaaaataaaccaaacaactatcGAGCTCATGCGAAAAGTAAAAGTTCACCGGGAGACATTCACTCCCTAGACACTAAGGATCATATATCAGAAACTTTTGTCGGAGTAAAGACACTTGCACTTAATACGTCGTTAGTGCCCAGTGCTGAGACACTGAATCACCAAAAGCAAACGTCTGAAAATTCTGGACATAAGCTTCATTCTAAGGAGAAGAACTGTAGTAATTCGGGTGAGGGAAGTATTCTTCAAGATCTCTGCTGGAGAAACGACAATCCTTGTCTGCTGTCTAGGAAAGAAGGCCCTAGACTACGTGCCATCCAAAACTACACGAGTCGAGGACGTAATATCCTGACTATCAAAGCCGGGGATGTATTAACTTTGTTGAATAACGACATTAAAGACTGGCTTTGGGTTAGATCTACAACTGGAAATGAAGGATTTGTTCCAAAAGCTTGTACGGCGGAAATTGGGAAATTGTAA
- the LOC143244741 gene encoding uncharacterized protein LOC143244741 isoform X1: MLSQLCRARLWTCPYKKPTEQPWGPADRGGEISEVFGDQTEHVQDLQEMSLEETEHSDFSENGEPSNHSDKSDSYTSNNRYSMWSYRTASRQLSCNSNQNLRDSCHISTENPAYGLLRLYSAENMFSNLESGSSKSGPSSFSFCCDVSSDTKSVNFQTLNLLSVNDNATKTLPSSQCVIREEGSTNRVSERYSTKLLKATECGNGKDVYKGNQISIIGSDPSTQEKTFRESRTKEWVENGVKSLVRCHDQLENKFSSFVNLGKSNTPRGSKPVMVKCTELPTTQFNSSLCKNSSKTNFDPVKPRLYKKHVIARKSRYIRSQDKVKGMGNDKEKMVYKRVEKRRSYLDESDVRQSSINIVASVAHSDQSKSLEESNASLDNKFCDIGSGCQSSLQEGNQNNASKSPHQVQLNDREVIVNKLSETTSIGLHLKDFQNTPIYPLNVYTLLETATKDKPVTVPMVIMQYTRLHLHLDKEPPFHQSSLQLGTLVTALYKESDWFFVQTPHGVEGFIHSTDCMPLGALSAKETTKSHPWEVVNVKDKPHHEVCLVTIPKENKPNNYRAHAKSKSSPGDIHSLDTKDHISETFVGVKTLALNTSLVPSAETLNHQKQTSENSGHKLHSKEKNCSNSGEGSILQDLCWRNDNPCLLSRKEGPRLRAIQNYTSRGRNILTIKAGDVLTLLNNDIKDWLWVRSTTGNEGFVPKACTAEIGKL; encoded by the exons ATGTTGTCTCAGCTGTGTCGAGCGCGTTTGTGGACGTGCCCTTATAAGAAGCCGACAGAACAACCTTGGG GACCTGCTGATAGGGGAGGAGAAATCAGTGAGGTTTTCGGAGATCAGACAGAACATGTACAAGATCTCCAGGAAATGAGTTTGGAAGAAACTGAACATAGCGATTTCTCCGAAAATGGGGAACCGAGTAACCATAGCGACAAGAGCGACTCGTACACTTCAAACAATCGCTACTCCATGTGGTCATACAGG acGGCTTCAAGGCAACTTAGTTGCAATTCGAACCAAAATCTCAGAGATTCTTGTCATATTTCGACTGAAAACCCAGCCTACGGACTTTTAAGATTATATTCAGCCGAGAATATGTTTTCCAATTTGGAGAGTGGTTCCTCAAAATCTGGACCTTCTTCTTTCTCTTTCTGTTGTGATGTATCCTCAGACACGAAATCCGTCAATTTTCAGACTCTAAATCTTTTGAGCGTTAATGACAATGCCACTAAAACATTACCATCCTCACAATGCGTTATTCGTGAAGAAGGATCGACAAACCGAGTTTCTGAACGCTATAGTACTAAACTTTTAAAAGCCACAGAATGCGGGAATGGCAAAGATGTATATAAGGGAAACCAGATATCTATAATTGGCTCTGATCCATCTACCCAAGAAAAAACATTTAGAGAATCGAGAACGAAAGAGTGGGTTGAAAATGGAGTTAAATCTTTGGTTCGTTGCCATGACCAACTGGAAAATAAGTTTTCTTCATTCGTAAATTTAGGTAAATCTAATACACCTCGGGGATCCAAACCAGTTATGGTAAAATGCACTGAACTGCCTACGACTCAATTCAATTCTTCCCTTTGTAAAAATAGTTCCAAAACAAATTTCGATCCTGTGAAACCCAGGCTGTACAAGAAACACGTCATTGCAAGAAAAAGCCGTTACATTCGAAGCCAAGATAAGGTAAAGGGTATGGgaaatgataaagaaaaaatgGTGTACAAACGTGTGGAGAAACGAAGGAGTTATTTGGATGAAAGTGACGTGCGTCAGTCTTCGATTAACATAGTTGCATCCGTTGCTCACTCAGACCAAAGCAAGTCTTTGGAGGAAAGCAATGCTTCATTGGACAATAAATTCTGTGATATAGGTTCTGGTTGCCAGTCCTCACTTCAAGAAGGAAATCAAAATAATGCCAGTAAATCTCCACATCAGGTACAATTAAATGATCGTGAAGTCATTGTAAATAAACTGTCAGAAACTACCAGCATCGGTTTACATCTAAAAGACTTCCAGAACACGCCCATCTATCCTTTAAATGTGTACACCTTACTAGAAACGGCAACAAAAGACAAACCCGTAACCGTACCTATGGTTATTATGCAGTATACAAGGCTTCATCTTCATCTCGATAAGGAACCACCCTTCCATCAGTCTTCTCTACAGTTGGGTACTCTAGTCACTGCACTCTATAAGGAATCGGACTGGTTTTTCGTGCAAACCCCACATGGTGTAGAAGGCTTTATTCACTCAACCGACTGTATGCCATTAGGTGCTTTATCAGCCAAAGAAACTACGAAATCACATCCATGGGAAGTCGTTAATGTGAAAGACAAACCACATCATGAAGTTTGCTTAGTAACCATACCCaaagaaaataaaccaaacaactatcGAGCTCATGCGAAAAGTAAAAGTTCACCGGGAGACATTCACTCCCTAGACACTAAGGATCATATATCAGAAACTTTTGTCGGAGTAAAGACACTTGCACTTAATACGTCGTTAGTGCCCAGTGCTGAGACACTGAATCACCAAAAGCAAACGTCTGAAAATTCTGGACATAAGCTTCATTCTAAGGAGAAGAACTGTAGTAATTCGGGTGAGGGAAGTATTCTTCAAGATCTCTGCTGGAGAAACGACAATCCTTGTCTGCTGTCTAGGAAAGAAGGCCCTAGACTACGTGCCATCCAAAACTACACGAGTCGAGGACGTAATATCCTGACTATCAAAGCCGGGGATGTATTAACTTTGTTGAATAACGACATTAAAGACTGGCTTTGGGTTAGATCTACAACTGGAAATGAAGGATTTGTTCCAAAAGCTTGTACGGCGGAAATTGGGAAATTGTAA
- the LOC143244741 gene encoding uncharacterized protein LOC143244741 isoform X3 has product MSLEETEHSDFSENGEPSNHSDKSDSYTSNNRYSMWSYRTASRQLSCNSNQNLRDSCHISTENPAYGLLRLYSAENMFSNLESGSSKSGPSSFSFCCDVSSDTKSVNFQTLNLLSVNDNATKTLPSSQCVIREEGSTNRVSERYSTKLLKATECGNGKDVYKGNQISIIGSDPSTQEKTFRESRTKEWVENGVKSLVRCHDQLENKFSSFVNLGKSNTPRGSKPVMVKCTELPTTQFNSSLCKNSSKTNFDPVKPRLYKKHVIARKSRYIRSQDKVKGMGNDKEKMVYKRVEKRRSYLDESDVRQSSINIVASVAHSDQSKSLEESNASLDNKFCDIGSGCQSSLQEGNQNNASKSPHQVQLNDREVIVNKLSETTSIGLHLKDFQNTPIYPLNVYTLLETATKDKPVTVPMVIMQYTRLHLHLDKEPPFHQSSLQLGTLVTALYKESDWFFVQTPHGVEGFIHSTDCMPLGALSAKETTKSHPWEVVNVKDKPHHEVCLVTIPKENKPNNYRAHAKSKSSPGDIHSLDTKDHISETFVGVKTLALNTSLVPSAETLNHQKQTSENSGHKLHSKEKNCSNSGEGSILQDLCWRNDNPCLLSRKEGPRLRAIQNYTSRGRNILTIKAGDVLTLLNNDIKDWLWVRSTTGNEGFVPKACTAEIGKL; this is encoded by the exons ATGAGTTTGGAAGAAACTGAACATAGCGATTTCTCCGAAAATGGGGAACCGAGTAACCATAGCGACAAGAGCGACTCGTACACTTCAAACAATCGCTACTCCATGTGGTCATACAGG acGGCTTCAAGGCAACTTAGTTGCAATTCGAACCAAAATCTCAGAGATTCTTGTCATATTTCGACTGAAAACCCAGCCTACGGACTTTTAAGATTATATTCAGCCGAGAATATGTTTTCCAATTTGGAGAGTGGTTCCTCAAAATCTGGACCTTCTTCTTTCTCTTTCTGTTGTGATGTATCCTCAGACACGAAATCCGTCAATTTTCAGACTCTAAATCTTTTGAGCGTTAATGACAATGCCACTAAAACATTACCATCCTCACAATGCGTTATTCGTGAAGAAGGATCGACAAACCGAGTTTCTGAACGCTATAGTACTAAACTTTTAAAAGCCACAGAATGCGGGAATGGCAAAGATGTATATAAGGGAAACCAGATATCTATAATTGGCTCTGATCCATCTACCCAAGAAAAAACATTTAGAGAATCGAGAACGAAAGAGTGGGTTGAAAATGGAGTTAAATCTTTGGTTCGTTGCCATGACCAACTGGAAAATAAGTTTTCTTCATTCGTAAATTTAGGTAAATCTAATACACCTCGGGGATCCAAACCAGTTATGGTAAAATGCACTGAACTGCCTACGACTCAATTCAATTCTTCCCTTTGTAAAAATAGTTCCAAAACAAATTTCGATCCTGTGAAACCCAGGCTGTACAAGAAACACGTCATTGCAAGAAAAAGCCGTTACATTCGAAGCCAAGATAAGGTAAAGGGTATGGgaaatgataaagaaaaaatgGTGTACAAACGTGTGGAGAAACGAAGGAGTTATTTGGATGAAAGTGACGTGCGTCAGTCTTCGATTAACATAGTTGCATCCGTTGCTCACTCAGACCAAAGCAAGTCTTTGGAGGAAAGCAATGCTTCATTGGACAATAAATTCTGTGATATAGGTTCTGGTTGCCAGTCCTCACTTCAAGAAGGAAATCAAAATAATGCCAGTAAATCTCCACATCAGGTACAATTAAATGATCGTGAAGTCATTGTAAATAAACTGTCAGAAACTACCAGCATCGGTTTACATCTAAAAGACTTCCAGAACACGCCCATCTATCCTTTAAATGTGTACACCTTACTAGAAACGGCAACAAAAGACAAACCCGTAACCGTACCTATGGTTATTATGCAGTATACAAGGCTTCATCTTCATCTCGATAAGGAACCACCCTTCCATCAGTCTTCTCTACAGTTGGGTACTCTAGTCACTGCACTCTATAAGGAATCGGACTGGTTTTTCGTGCAAACCCCACATGGTGTAGAAGGCTTTATTCACTCAACCGACTGTATGCCATTAGGTGCTTTATCAGCCAAAGAAACTACGAAATCACATCCATGGGAAGTCGTTAATGTGAAAGACAAACCACATCATGAAGTTTGCTTAGTAACCATACCCaaagaaaataaaccaaacaactatcGAGCTCATGCGAAAAGTAAAAGTTCACCGGGAGACATTCACTCCCTAGACACTAAGGATCATATATCAGAAACTTTTGTCGGAGTAAAGACACTTGCACTTAATACGTCGTTAGTGCCCAGTGCTGAGACACTGAATCACCAAAAGCAAACGTCTGAAAATTCTGGACATAAGCTTCATTCTAAGGAGAAGAACTGTAGTAATTCGGGTGAGGGAAGTATTCTTCAAGATCTCTGCTGGAGAAACGACAATCCTTGTCTGCTGTCTAGGAAAGAAGGCCCTAGACTACGTGCCATCCAAAACTACACGAGTCGAGGACGTAATATCCTGACTATCAAAGCCGGGGATGTATTAACTTTGTTGAATAACGACATTAAAGACTGGCTTTGGGTTAGATCTACAACTGGAAATGAAGGATTTGTTCCAAAAGCTTGTACGGCGGAAATTGGGAAATTGTAA